A DNA window from Oryzias latipes chromosome 5, ASM223467v1 contains the following coding sequences:
- the ikbke gene encoding inhibitor of nuclear factor kappa-B kinase subunit epsilon isoform X2, which yields MVSSTTNYLWSLQDVLGQGATASVYKARHKRSGELVAVKVFNVLSYNRPHDVQMREFEMLRKLNHSNIVRLLAVEELPSRHKVLVMEFCSGGSLLNLLEEPENAFGLPETEFLTVLQCIVQGMNHLRENGVVHRDIKPGNILRQVGEDGKSIYKLTDFGAARELEDDEKFVSIYGTEEYLHPDMYERAVLRKHHQKTYGVSVDLWSIGVTLYHSATGSLPFTPFEGPRKNKPVMHKITREKPIHAIAGVQRVEGGPIEWSYHLPHSCQLSRGLKVLLVPVLAGIMEADQERCWVFDQFFTATTDILQRQPVHVFSLQQATAHSIYMHHYKTVMVFFEEVASQTGISIQQQHLMYLGHDLPLEGNMKVVNLPCTSPSQPLILLSNSAEASTGLFFREPESPIIPSKFDVLADYNFSRIIVGVVHQYLRIVHLLHTHRQLLLQGYYTYMMKLRADCSEALHSLSLITLRFQSCFNAHNRIHKLAPCSFENQVSADRSQTLQLVRERLPLYTAGIKDCQNQMEHLLIEQAKLTETLASDKSCQKMEMLLQKIVAIHQQYRKDRLIGKLAYNDEQIHKFEKWV from the exons ATGGTTTCCAGTACAACAAACTACCTGTGGTCTCTACAAGATGTCCTCGGCCAGGGAGCCACTGCCAGCGTCTACAAGGCTCGACACAAG AGGTCGGGTGAGCTGGTAGCCGTCAAAGTCTTCAACGTGTTGAGCTACAACCGCCCCCATGACGTCCAAATGAGGGAGTTCGAGATGCTCAGGAAGCTCAACCACAGCAACATCGTCAGGCTGTTGGCTGTGGAGGAG ttGCCCTCTAGGCATAAAGTTCTAGTAATGGAGTTCTGCTCCGGGGGAAGTCTGCTAAACCTCCTGGAGGAGCCAGAAAACGCCTTTGGGCTCCCCGAAACCGAGTTCCTCACTGTCCTCCAGTGCATAG TTCAGGGGATGAATCACCTGAGAGAAAACGGGGTGGTGCATCGGGACATAAAGCCCGGGAATATACTGCGGCAGGTCGGAGAAGACGGGAAGTCCATTTACAAGCTGACGGACTTTGGAGCAGCAAGAGAACTGGAGGACGATGAGAAGTTTGTGTCTATTTATGGAACTGAAGAATACCTG CACCCAGACATGTATGAGCGAGCTGTGCTGCGAAAGCATCACCAGAAAACCTACGGCGTGAGCGTGGACCTGTGGAGCATCGGTGTGACTTTGTACCACTCCGCCACCGGGAGTCTCCCCTTCACCCCGTTTGAAGGGCCCAGAAAGAACAAGCCCGTCAT GCACAAGATCACCAGAGAGAAGCCAATACATGCAATAGCGGGTGTACAGCGGGTGGAAGGCGGGCCGATAGAGTGGAGCTACCATTTACCTCACAGCTGCCAGCTCTCCAG GGGTCTGAAGGTGCTGCTGGTTCCAGTACTTGCAGGTATTATGGAGGCCGACCAAGAGAGATGTTGGGTTTTTGACCAGTTCTTCACAGCCACCACAGATATTCTGCAACGACAGCCAGTCCACGTCTTCTCGTTACAGCAAGCGACGGCTCACAGTATTTATATGCACCATTACAAGAC AGTGATGGTCTTCTTTGAGGAAGTGGCATCGCAGACTGGCATCAGCATACAACAACAGCATCTGATGTACCTGGGCCATGACCTGCCCCTAGAGGGCAACATGAAGGTGGTCAACCTTCCATGTACGTCACCCTCCCAACCTCTGATCCTTCTCAGCAACTCGGCGGAAGCCAGCACCGGCCTGTTCTTCAGAGAAC CAGAGTCTCCAATCATACCATCCAAGTTTGATGTTTTGGCAGATTATAATTTCTCAAGG ATAATAGTGGGAGTGGTCCACCAGTACCTGAGGATTGTCCAcctgctgcacacacacagacagttaCTGCTGCAGGGATACTACACCTACAT GATGAAGCTGCGAGCGGATTGCAGCGAGGCGTTACACAGTCTTTCACTGATCACCCTTCGATTCCAGTCATGCTTTAACGCCCACAATAGGATTCATAAACT AGCTCCTTGTTCCTTTGAGAACCAAGTTTCAGCTGATCGCAGTCAAACGCTGCAGCTG GTCCGTGAGCGCCTCCCTCTGTACACTGCTGGCATCAAGGACTGCCAGAACCAGATGGAGCACCTACTTATAGAGCAAGCCAAGCTAACGGAGACCCTGGCTTCAGACAAGAG CTGCCAGAAGAtggagatgctgctgcagaagatTGTGGCCATTCATCAGCAGTATCGAAAAGATCGGCTGATTGGCA